A stretch of the Hippocampus zosterae strain Florida chromosome 16, ASM2543408v3, whole genome shotgun sequence genome encodes the following:
- the LOC127588077 gene encoding POU domain, class 4, transcription factor 3-like, which produces MLMMTVDGKQHFGLHEGMRSVRAEGSQLQANILGGGMEESLLARAETLQAAADSILISQARRDASFHTMSGVPSCTAASSSSSSSTVSSIIASHHHHNFQSHQLGPSLEAGDLLEHLSSSLGVTGMGAPEQGVTHHHQHPHHHHHHHHHHLQTMGQLHQAMAAMGHAHPAVPAHSDVESDPRELEAFAERFKQRRIKLGVTQADVGSALADLKIPGVGSLSQSTICRFESLTLSHNNMIALKPVLHAWLEEAEAAHRDRSAAAPELLAGGGGGGAEDARRRRRTSIAAPEKRSLEAYFAIQPRPSSEKIAAIAEKLDLKKNVVRVWFCNQRQKQKRMKYSAVH; this is translated from the exons atGTTGATGATGACCGTGGACGGTAAGCAGCACTTCGGCCTTCACGAGGGCATGCGCAGTGTGCGCGCAGAGGGGTCTCAG CTCCAGGCCAATATATTGGGGGGCGGCATGGAGGAGAGCCTGCTGGCTCGGGCGGAGACTCTGCAGGCGGCGGCTGACAGCATCCTCATCTCCCAGGCAAGGAGAGACGCCAGCTTCCATACCATGAGCGGTGTGCCCTCCTgcaccgccgcctcctcctcatcctcttcctccactGTCTCGTCCATCATCGCCTCGCACCATCACCACAACTTCCAGAGCCACCAGCTGGGACCGAGCCTGGAGGCCGGGGACCTACTGGAGCACCTCTCCAGTAGCCTGGGGGTGACCGGGATGGGCGCTCCCGAGCAGGGTGTGAcgcaccaccaccagcaccctcatcaccaccatcaccaccaccaccaccacctccagaCCATGGGGCAGCTCCACCAGGCCATGGCGGCCATGGGCCACGCGCACCCGGCCGTCCCGGCGCACAGCGACGTGGAGTCGGACCCGCGCGAACTGGAAGCCTTCGCCGAGCGTTTCAAGCAGAGGCGCATCAAACTCGGCGTGACTCAAGCGGACGTGGGCTCGGCCCTGGCCGACCTCAAGATCCCCGGCGTTGGCTCCCTGAGCCAGAGCACCATCTGCAGGTTCGAGTCGCTCACCTTGTCGCACAACAACATGATCGCTCTCAAGCCCGTGCTGCACGCCTGgctggaggaggcggaggcggcGCACCGGGACAGGAGCGCCGCTGCGCCGGAGTTGCTGGCGGGAGGGGGTGGCGGCGGTGCGGAGGACGCCAGGCGGCGGAGGCGAACGTCCATCGCCGCCCCGGAGAAGCGCTCCCTTGAGGCCTACTTCGCCATCCAGCCCAGGCCGTCGTCGGAGAAGATCGCCGCCATCGCCGAGAAGTTGGACCTGAAAAAGAACGTGGTGCGCGTATGGTTCTGCAACCAGAGGCAGAAGCAGAAGCGCATGAAGTACTCTGCCGTGCACTGA